A stretch of the Xiphias gladius isolate SHS-SW01 ecotype Sanya breed wild chromosome 21, ASM1685928v1, whole genome shotgun sequence genome encodes the following:
- the LOC120807588 gene encoding ATP-dependent RNA helicase DDX19B → MATDSWAQAVDEQEAAAESIGNLQIKEKPEENGTAANATDASSAAAKSEAEGENKATDEDDKEDKAAQSLLNKLIRNNLVNNTNQVEVLQKDPNSPLYSVKSFEELRLKPQLLQGVYGMGFNRPSKIQETALPMMLAEPPQNLIAQSQSGTGKTAAFVLAMLSHVDPNNRYPQCLCVSPTYELALQTGKVIEQMGKHYPEVKLVYAIRGNKLQRGMKLQEQIVIGTPGTMLDWCSKFKFIDPKKIKVFVLDEADVMIATQGHQDQSIRIQRMLPKNCQMLLFSATFEESVWNFAQRIVPDPNIIKLKREEETLDTIKQYYVLCNSKEEKFQALCNIYGAITIAQAMIFCHTRKTAGWLAGELSREGHQVALLSGEMQVEQRAAVIERFRDGKEKVLVTTNVCARGIDVEQVSVVINFDLPVDKDGNPDNETYLHRIGRTGRFGKRGLAINMVDSKMSMNILNRIQEHFNKKIEKLDTDDLDEIEKIAG, encoded by the exons ATGGCTACGGACTCCTGGGCCCAGGCAGTGGACGAACAAGAAGCCGCGGCAGAATCG ATCGGTAACCTTCAAATTAAAGAGAAACCAGAAGAAAATG GCACGGCTGCAAACGCAACAGACGCAAGCAGTGCAGCTGCAAAGTCCGAAGCTGAGGGAGAGAACAAGGCAACAGATGAGGATGACAAAG AGGACAAAGCGGCACAGTCATTGTTGAACAAGCTGATTCGGAATAATCTTGTCAATAATACTAACCAAGTGGAAGTTCTTCAGAAGGATCCCAACTCTCCGCTCTACTCTGTCAAGTCCTTTGAGGAGTTGCGACT CAAACCTCAGCTGCTTCAGGGCGTGTACGGTATGGGTTTCAACCGGCCATCTAAAATCCAGGAGACTGCCTTACCCATGATGCTGGCTGAACC TCCACAGAATCTGATTGCGCAGTCGCAGTCAGGAACAGGGAAAACAGCTGCCTTTGTCCTGGCCATGCTCAGCCATGTAGACCCCAACAACAGATATCCCCAG tgcctgtgtgtgtcacCCACCTATGAACTTGCGCTTCAGACTGGTAAGGTGATCGAGCAGATGGGCAAACACTATCCTGAGGTCAAACTAGTCTACGCCAtcagaggaaataaat TGCAGCGGGGCATGAAGCTGCAGGAACAGATAGTTATTGGCACACCTGGTACCATGCTGGACTGGTGCAGTAAATTCAAGTTCATAGACCCCAAGAAGATCAAGGTCTTTGTGCTGGATGAGGCTGATGTCATGATTGCCACACAGGGTCACCAGGACCAGAGTATCCGCATCCAGAG GATGCTGCCTAAAAACTGCCAAATGTTGCTGTTCTCAGCCACGTTTGAAGAATCAGTGTGGAACTTCGCCCAGCGCATCGTCCCTGACCCCAACATCATCAAgctgaaaagagaggaggagacgcTGGATACTATAAAACAGTACTATGTGTTGTGCAACAGCAAGGAGGAGAAGTTCCAAGCCCTCTGTAACATCTACGGAGCCATCACCATCGCCCAGGCCATGATCTTCTGCCAT ACAAGGAAGACTGCCGGCTGGCTGGCAGGGGAGCTGTCCAGAGAAGGCCACCAGGTGGCGCTGCTCAGTGGCGAGATGCAGGTGGAGCAGAGGGCTGCTGTCATTGAACGCTTCAGAGATGGCAAGGAGAAGGTCCTGGTTACTACAAATGTTTGTGCTCGAG GCATTGATGTCGAGCAGGTTTCCGTGGTGATCAACTTTGACTTGCCAGTGGACAAAGACGGAAACCCTGACAACGAGACATATTTGCACAGGATTGGCCGCACAGGTCGATTTGGCAAAAGGGGGCTGGCCATCAACATGGTGGACAGCAAGATGAGCATGAACATCCTCAACAGGATCCAGGAGCATTTCA ataaaaaaattgaaaaactagACACGGATGATCTGGATGAAATTGAGAAAATCGCTGGCTAA
- the pusl1 gene encoding tRNA pseudouridine synthase-like 1, translated as MTQTKRDRQDRGIDRNVTFHCCEHEQHAQEAADTFGETMHNWARYLIFFQYIGTKYSGAVKVPPHQLERKGIQDHLEDAIRRLRPLNPVSLSVSSRTDTGVHALSNSAHFDLQRRNNKPPFTEDILVEALNFHLRTEQIRITHAHRVPDDFHARFRAESRTYVYRIAPGISRHSLLPLTDHDLCWNLRNTELDVGAMREAASLLVGTHNFSSFRAVSSDMPFKNPVKTLDVADVQPGSSFAHTHFHRDIPIWELTFRSRSFLYRQVRRMTGALVAVGQGQLSVPQLKDILEAQDSLAYPQGMAAPAHGLFLTRVDYRDTDLQLSPQTSGEKLPSTGNSED; from the exons ATGACGCAAACAAAAAGGGACCGACAGGACCGCGGCATTGATAGAA atgtaacgTTTCACTGTTGTGAACACGAACAACATGCCCAAGAAGCGGCAGACACATTTGGAGAAACCATGCACAACTGGGCACGTTACCTCATCTTTTTTCAGTACATTGGGACGAAATACAG TGGCGCAGTGAAAGTGCCTCCGCATCAGCTGGAGAGGAAAGGGATCCAGGACCACTTGGAG GATGCAATAAGGAGGCTGAGGCCCCTCAACCCAGTATCGCTGTCAGTCTCAAGCAGGACAGACACAGGTGTCCACGCCCTCTCTAACTCCGCGCACTTTGACCTCCAGCGCAGAAACAACAAGCCGCCATTTACTGAGGACATTCTTGTTGAGGCCCTGAATTTCCACCTCCGGACAGAACAAATCAG GATCACCCATGCCCACCGTGTGCCTGATGACTTCCACGCCCGTTTTCGTGCTGAGTCTCGGACCTACGTCTACCGGATAGCCCCGGGAATCTCCCGCCACTCTCTGCTTCCCCTCACAGACCACGATCTGTGCTGGAACCTCCGCAACAC GGAGCTGGATGTGGGAGCCATGCGTGAGGCTGCCTCCCTGCTGGTTGGGACTCACAACTTCAGCAGCTTCAGGGCAGTCAGCTCCGACATGCCTTTTAAAAACCCTGTCAAGACACTGGATGTGGCCGACGTACAGCCAGGAAGCTctttcgcacacacacacttccacag GGACATCCCAATCTGGGAACTGACTTTTAGGAGCAGATCTTTTCTCTACAGGCAG GTGCGGAGGATGACAGGGGCCCTGGTGGCAGTAGGCCAAGGGCAGCTCTCAGTGCCCCAGCTGAAGGACATATTGGAGGCTCAGGACTCTCTGGCCTACCCACAGGGCATGGCTGCTCCGGCTCACGGCCTCTTCCTCACCAGGGTGGACTACAGAGACACAG ACCTGCAGCTTTCACCACAGACATCAGGGGAGAAACTTCCCTCCACTGGAAACTCAGAAGATTAA